The Amycolatopsis mongoliensis genome includes a window with the following:
- a CDS encoding glycoside hydrolase family 3 N-terminal domain-containing protein encodes MQSSESQEPSAISPADQGEAWIDRQLERLTPRQKLAQRLVVLPGVADDGRPDEDTRAALAAGLGVLHGLTGMSVSAAARYHVEVAGIADELGLPPALVSANLESGVGYTLGGGGTDFPYPRGIGHSDDAGLARRMAEEAAREARLAGFHWTFSPCVDVLTTPDDPILGVRAFGLEADRTAVLGVAQIRGYQDGGLLATAKHFPGHGDSAKDTHAEAAPLARTPEDHEHRHLPPFRAAIEAGVASVMVAHVALPGLGVPGPASLSPVVNRTWLRTELGYDGLVVTDSLRMGAIVAGWPTAASAVAALAAGADVANVKCPAGEVPSILDALEAALAAGELDGDELDRSVARLLRAKVRLGLHRAHGIDLARCEELDAGRSWADPGLAGTVSARLPDPVRGPVVVVGDSELARSLADGLKVARGEVAYEALSSPGEAARAHAGATVVAVTCPLPVDGGRDSAEFAASVEAARAHGHPVVAVVNSTVPATGLRVAGPAVSVPAVDAFGIVSGAAVGAAVEVLG; translated from the coding sequence ATGCAGTCGAGCGAGAGTCAAGAGCCGAGTGCCATTTCCCCCGCTGACCAGGGGGAAGCCTGGATCGACCGGCAGCTGGAACGCCTGACGCCGAGGCAGAAGCTCGCCCAGCGGCTCGTCGTTCTCCCGGGCGTCGCGGACGACGGCCGTCCCGACGAGGACACCCGCGCCGCCCTGGCCGCCGGGCTCGGCGTGCTGCACGGACTGACGGGCATGAGCGTGTCCGCGGCCGCCCGCTACCACGTCGAGGTCGCCGGGATCGCCGACGAGCTCGGCCTGCCGCCCGCGCTCGTTTCGGCCAATTTGGAGTCCGGCGTCGGCTACACCCTCGGTGGCGGCGGAACGGACTTCCCGTACCCACGCGGGATCGGGCACAGCGACGACGCCGGACTGGCGCGGCGGATGGCCGAGGAAGCCGCCCGCGAGGCGCGGCTCGCCGGGTTCCACTGGACCTTCAGCCCCTGCGTCGACGTCCTGACGACCCCGGACGACCCGATCCTCGGCGTGCGCGCGTTCGGGCTGGAGGCCGACCGGACGGCCGTGCTCGGTGTCGCCCAGATTCGCGGGTACCAGGACGGCGGGCTGCTCGCGACCGCGAAGCACTTCCCTGGTCACGGCGACAGCGCCAAGGACACCCATGCCGAAGCGGCCCCGCTCGCCCGGACGCCGGAAGACCACGAGCACCGGCACCTGCCGCCGTTCCGCGCGGCGATCGAGGCCGGGGTCGCGTCGGTCATGGTGGCGCACGTGGCCCTGCCCGGACTGGGCGTGCCCGGCCCGGCGAGCCTGTCGCCGGTGGTGAACCGGACGTGGCTGCGCACCGAGCTGGGCTACGACGGCCTCGTCGTCACCGATTCCCTGCGGATGGGAGCCATCGTCGCCGGGTGGCCGACGGCCGCGTCCGCCGTGGCCGCGCTGGCGGCCGGCGCCGACGTCGCCAACGTGAAGTGCCCCGCCGGTGAGGTGCCGTCGATCCTCGACGCGCTGGAAGCGGCCCTGGCAGCCGGGGAGCTGGACGGCGATGAGCTGGACCGGTCTGTCGCGCGGCTGCTGCGCGCCAAGGTCCGCCTCGGCCTGCACCGGGCGCACGGCATTGATCTCGCGCGCTGCGAAGAGCTCGACGCGGGCCGGTCCTGGGCGGATCCCGGCCTCGCGGGCACCGTGAGCGCGCGGCTGCCGGATCCGGTGCGAGGGCCGGTCGTCGTCGTGGGGGACAGCGAGCTGGCGCGGTCGCTCGCGGACGGCCTCAAGGTGGCGCGGGGAGAGGTGGCGTACGAGGCGCTGTCATCGCCCGGCGAAGCCGCGCGGGCGCATGCCGGAGCCACGGTGGTGGCGGTGACGTGCCCGCTCCCGGTCGACGGCGGCCGGGACTCCGCGGAGTTCGCGGCCTCGGTCGAAGCGGCCCGGGCCCACGGGCACCCGGTCGTCGCCGTGGTCAACTCCACGGTGCCCGCCACCGGCCTGCGGGTGGCAGGCCCGGCGGTGAGCGTGCCCGCGGTCGACGCCTTCGGGATCGTCTCGGGCGCGGCCGTCGGCGCGGCGGTCGAGGTGCTCGGGTGA
- a CDS encoding carbohydrate ABC transporter permease, whose translation MLLRDRSPAKTAARPALRRHRWYVPLVFVGPVLILQGTFLFTPLVNTFVLSFTDASTVGGGQFVGLDNFATLAGDAGFWAAVGRTFLYMLCTVPVIVTLSTSLAILVNTSLRGSAVIRSLLFSPMVMPLATVAVMFQFVLRSDGLVNQVLGGLHVISRPLPFLSSSNLALVSLMLVTVWKGCALATLISLAALQNVSGELDEAARIDGAGWLRRTWSVTLPQIRGTTVLVGVLTSISVLRIFTEPYVMTGGGPGGSTETIVLYLFEQGVSPGTQAGYASAISLALFVFVLAAAAVTWIVTRGRRA comes from the coding sequence ATGTTGCTGAGAGACCGCAGCCCCGCGAAAACGGCGGCCCGGCCCGCACTCCGGCGGCACCGGTGGTACGTGCCGCTGGTGTTCGTCGGACCGGTCCTGATCCTGCAGGGCACGTTCCTGTTCACCCCGCTGGTCAACACCTTCGTGCTCTCGTTCACCGACGCGAGCACCGTCGGCGGCGGGCAGTTCGTCGGGCTGGACAACTTCGCGACCCTCGCCGGGGACGCCGGTTTCTGGGCGGCCGTCGGCCGGACCTTCCTCTACATGCTCTGCACCGTGCCGGTGATCGTGACCCTCTCGACGTCGCTGGCGATCCTCGTCAACACGTCCCTGCGCGGGTCGGCGGTGATCCGGTCGCTGCTGTTCTCCCCCATGGTGATGCCGCTGGCCACCGTCGCCGTGATGTTCCAGTTCGTGCTGCGCTCGGACGGGCTGGTGAACCAGGTCCTCGGTGGACTGCACGTGATCAGCCGGCCGCTGCCGTTTCTGAGCAGTTCGAACCTGGCCCTGGTCAGTCTCATGCTCGTGACGGTCTGGAAGGGCTGTGCGCTCGCCACGCTCATCAGCCTCGCGGCGCTGCAGAACGTGTCCGGGGAGCTCGACGAGGCGGCCCGGATCGACGGGGCCGGCTGGCTGCGGCGGACCTGGAGCGTCACCCTGCCCCAGATCCGCGGGACGACCGTCCTGGTCGGGGTGCTCACCTCGATCAGCGTCCTGCGGATCTTCACCGAGCCCTACGTGATGACCGGGGGCGGCCCGGGCGGCTCGACCGAGACGATCGTGCTCTACCTGTTCGAGCAGGGCGTTTCCCCCGGCACGCAGGCGGGGTACGCCTCGGCGATCAGCCTGGCGCTGTTCGTGTTCGTCCTGGCAGCCGCGGCCGTGACCTGGATCGTGACCCGCGGGAGGCGCGCGTGA
- a CDS encoding extracellular solute-binding protein gives MVRRTAFLSLAAAGALAVAGCGLGGAPQTGAVDTSGQVTGAITFQTLQLSPTFDKYLHGVIAGFEKKYPGTKVTWNDIPSNSAARKTNADAVAKSLPDVMDLDTRTLAPLARKGLVVDMATSAGDLKAGFVPSAWKSLTFGSTVEAALPWYLNTPVLLKNSALLEQAGLTSAPDPASYTELVEASTKVAQATGKAGFQPTEIGFPNYLLSLGVPLVNDQGTEAVVNTPAAVAFVDSLAELQKSGGIPADSVAAQQRSEIETFQEGGTAYLETGGSRLKIIQQNAPAVYSKITLGKPLGVTGPGTWLVPHGIAVPKTSANLPTAVAFAKFLTSSENQLALAKQSSVFPSTTAALDDPFFTGDGTGLVSKARTISAASLKNGTTVVLPAAVDSEFSTALWSAVQPAIIGEVPAAQALADAQTKLTTILKAR, from the coding sequence ATGGTTCGCAGGACGGCCTTCCTATCGCTCGCCGCGGCCGGCGCCCTCGCCGTCGCGGGATGCGGCCTCGGCGGCGCTCCGCAGACCGGCGCGGTCGACACGTCCGGTCAGGTCACCGGCGCCATCACGTTCCAGACGCTCCAGCTGTCCCCGACCTTCGACAAGTACCTGCACGGCGTGATCGCCGGCTTCGAGAAGAAGTACCCCGGGACCAAGGTCACCTGGAACGACATCCCCAGCAACTCCGCCGCGCGCAAGACCAACGCGGACGCCGTCGCCAAGTCGCTGCCCGACGTCATGGACCTCGACACGCGCACCCTGGCGCCGTTGGCGCGCAAGGGACTCGTGGTCGACATGGCCACGAGTGCCGGCGACCTCAAGGCCGGTTTCGTGCCGTCCGCGTGGAAGTCGCTGACCTTCGGCTCGACGGTGGAGGCCGCGCTCCCCTGGTACCTCAACACGCCGGTGCTCCTGAAGAACTCCGCGCTGCTGGAGCAGGCCGGGCTCACGAGCGCGCCGGATCCGGCCAGCTACACCGAACTCGTCGAAGCGTCCACAAAGGTCGCCCAGGCCACCGGGAAGGCCGGGTTCCAGCCCACCGAGATCGGCTTCCCGAACTACCTGCTGAGCCTCGGCGTACCGCTGGTGAACGACCAGGGCACCGAGGCCGTGGTGAACACGCCGGCCGCCGTGGCCTTCGTCGATTCCCTGGCCGAGCTGCAGAAGTCCGGCGGGATCCCCGCCGACTCCGTGGCCGCCCAGCAGCGCAGCGAGATCGAGACGTTCCAGGAAGGCGGGACGGCCTACCTCGAGACCGGCGGATCCCGCCTCAAGATCATCCAGCAGAACGCGCCGGCGGTGTACTCGAAGATCACCCTCGGCAAGCCGCTCGGCGTCACCGGGCCGGGCACCTGGCTGGTGCCGCACGGGATCGCCGTGCCCAAGACGTCGGCGAACCTGCCCACCGCCGTCGCCTTCGCGAAGTTCCTGACCTCGTCGGAAAACCAGCTCGCGCTGGCCAAGCAGTCGAGCGTGTTCCCGAGCACCACCGCCGCGCTCGACGACCCGTTCTTCACCGGCGACGGCACCGGCCTGGTGTCCAAGGCACGGACGATCTCGGCCGCCAGCCTCAAGAACGGCACCACCGTCGTCCTGCCGGCCGCGGTCGATTCGGAGTTCTCCACCGCACTGTGGTCGGCCGTGCAGCCCGCGATCATCGGCGAGGTGCCCGCGGCGCAAGCCCTCGCCGACGCCCAGACGAAGCTCACCACGATCCTCAAGGCGCGGTGA
- a CDS encoding Gfo/Idh/MocA family protein, whose product MTTPLPATVLVGTGGYGLRHLRSLLGLHRDGLIDLTGLVDVAVSTEARQAVAEHGLAPAWYPSLEDALAAGPVDSVVISTPPHTHFTLARTAIEAKAAVYLEKPPVTLLQDLDALAALPASRRVEVGFQDARATVAALSRAWAALGRPAVDDVVAYGALARPDEYYRRSRWAGHWFLDGRAVLDGPLFNPLAHVVQAALLFAARVEDGWSPAQVVAECFHVRALPGDDTSAIRVVPHRGPRVLAVGTTASDVVVHPGVLVHTGDGVIRVSDGGRRVTAWRRGTRIAVTPATPATSALRAAVTDPDGAGDPLLSPAATRAFVLTGNAAVQAMGSPHPAPVAASPGPDGVRAAGLGRLVAACARRGALLSEVAPAWGGATRRLDVAGYRGLVHPDLSPTVVTTTPSGPGAA is encoded by the coding sequence ATGACGACCCCACTCCCGGCCACGGTCCTGGTCGGCACCGGCGGCTACGGGCTGCGGCACCTGCGCAGCCTGCTCGGCCTGCACCGGGACGGCCTGATCGACCTCACCGGCCTGGTCGACGTCGCGGTTTCCACGGAGGCCCGGCAAGCCGTCGCCGAGCACGGCCTCGCGCCCGCCTGGTACCCGAGCCTCGAGGACGCGCTCGCCGCGGGTCCGGTCGACTCGGTGGTGATCTCGACGCCGCCGCACACGCACTTCACGCTCGCCCGGACGGCGATCGAGGCGAAAGCCGCCGTATACCTGGAAAAACCGCCCGTCACGCTGCTGCAAGACCTCGACGCGCTGGCCGCCCTCCCGGCCTCGCGGCGTGTCGAGGTCGGCTTCCAGGACGCGCGGGCGACCGTAGCGGCGCTGAGCCGCGCCTGGGCCGCCCTCGGCAGGCCGGCGGTCGACGACGTCGTCGCGTACGGCGCCCTGGCCCGCCCCGACGAGTACTACCGGCGCAGCCGGTGGGCGGGCCACTGGTTCCTCGACGGCCGGGCCGTCCTCGACGGGCCGCTGTTCAACCCGCTCGCCCACGTCGTCCAGGCGGCACTGCTCTTTGCCGCGCGGGTCGAGGACGGCTGGTCCCCGGCGCAGGTCGTGGCGGAGTGCTTCCACGTCCGGGCCCTGCCGGGCGACGACACCTCGGCGATCCGGGTCGTCCCCCACCGGGGACCGCGGGTCCTCGCGGTGGGCACCACCGCCTCGGACGTCGTCGTGCACCCGGGCGTGCTCGTACACACCGGCGACGGCGTCATCCGCGTCTCCGACGGCGGGCGGCGGGTGACCGCCTGGCGGCGCGGGACCCGGATCGCGGTCACCCCGGCCACCCCCGCGACGTCCGCGCTGCGGGCCGCGGTCACCGACCCCGACGGCGCCGGGGATCCCTTGCTGTCGCCGGCCGCCACGCGCGCCTTCGTGTTGACCGGCAATGCCGCCGTCCAGGCGATGGGCTCGCCGCACCCCGCGCCGGTCGCGGCGAGCCCGGGGCCGGACGGCGTGCGCGCGGCCGGGCTCGGCCGGCTCGTCGCGGCGTGCGCCCGCCGCGGCGCCCTGCTGTCGGAGGTGGCTCCGGCCTGGGGCGGGGCGACCCGGCGGCTCGACGTCGCCGGGTACCGTGGGCTGGTGCACCCGGACCTGTCCCCGACCGTCGTCACGACCACGCCGTCCGGGCCGGGTGCCGCATGA
- a CDS encoding carbohydrate ABC transporter permease, translating into MTVIRTGRRSGPNRREERERVSRGEAVLRWVLMLIAVAVVLGPLLWQVTTALKGPGESTAGFPGSLVPSEPTLDNFVTAFTQIPLARYLLNSGGIAALGVVTNLLLATLTGYALARIPFRGRNVYLAALLATAALPFEVILVSTLLVTRNLGLQDTLVGVVLPQAVSITSIFVMRQAFRGIPDELEEAATIDGAGPVRTFLRIMLPNVKGSLAVITVLGFLDSWDHFIWPLVILSSPEKYPVNVGVQYLSGAFSADQRVISAAALVVIVPPLLVYMLMQRHVFSGLAGGALKG; encoded by the coding sequence GTGACCGTCATCCGAACCGGCCGCCGGAGCGGGCCGAACCGGCGCGAAGAGCGCGAGCGCGTCTCCCGCGGTGAGGCCGTCCTCCGGTGGGTGCTGATGCTGATCGCCGTGGCGGTCGTGCTCGGGCCGTTGCTCTGGCAGGTCACCACCGCGCTCAAGGGACCCGGCGAGAGCACCGCGGGCTTCCCCGGCAGCCTCGTGCCGAGCGAACCGACGCTGGACAACTTCGTCACGGCGTTCACGCAGATCCCGCTCGCGCGGTACCTGCTGAACTCCGGGGGCATCGCGGCGCTGGGCGTGGTGACGAACCTGCTGCTGGCCACCCTCACCGGCTACGCGCTGGCGCGGATCCCGTTCCGCGGCCGGAACGTCTACCTGGCCGCCCTGCTGGCCACCGCGGCACTGCCGTTCGAGGTGATCCTCGTGTCGACGCTGCTCGTCACGCGCAACCTCGGCCTGCAGGACACCCTCGTCGGCGTCGTCCTCCCGCAAGCCGTCTCGATCACCTCGATCTTCGTGATGCGCCAGGCGTTCCGGGGCATCCCGGACGAGCTCGAGGAGGCCGCGACGATCGACGGCGCCGGGCCGGTCCGGACGTTCCTGCGCATCATGCTGCCCAACGTCAAGGGCTCGCTCGCGGTCATCACGGTGCTGGGCTTCCTCGACTCCTGGGACCACTTCATCTGGCCGCTGGTGATCCTGAGCAGTCCCGAGAAGTACCCGGTCAACGTCGGCGTCCAGTATCTCTCCGGCGCGTTCTCGGCCGACCAGCGCGTCATCTCCGCCGCCGCGCTCGTCGTGATCGTCCCGCCGCTGCTGGTCTACATGCTCATGCAGCGCCACGTGTTCTCCGGGCTCGCGGGAGGGGCGCTCAAAGGATGA